The window GAACActaaattcgttctttgggacgaaattgaacacaaaataaacacagggaccatttcgaattttcccaaccaaaactgggaacaaaaagagcttttaaccaatattttaaaattaggattTGTTGGTGGAATTTTTGGGTTTTGTTGTGTGCAGGTTTCCCGGCACAAGGAAGTGGTTCTTGAGGAAGATGATTCAAACAACGGTGAATTGTTATGGCTATTGACGACAGCGATTTGCAACGGAGAAGTCGCTATTGGAGGTTTGTTGTGTTTTGCGATTCTTGCGAAAGAACAAAATTTGCTTGCGATTTTACCTCGCCTCTTCGGTCTGCGGTTAAGGTTCGAAAATGGTAGAGGATGAGATGTTGATGGCGACCTGAAGGAGATTCTACAATGGCCTTAGCGCAAATGCGATTTAGGGTTCATCTACGTTTGATTTGGGGTTTTCTGCGATAGCTTGAAGGAGATTCTGAATGCTCGTTCTATGTATAACACTATCTTTTGGTATTATCAAGGTTCGTGTTTTCTATCTGACATTAGAGAAAAGGCAATTAATAAACATGGGATTGTCTAACTCCAAGAAATACTACTTTTTGAAACATTCAAAGAAGGTATTAAAGTGGGAGATGTCAATAGAGCAATACCAATATTAAAAGGGAGACTTCAATAAAAGAAGGTCCTTTTACTTCTTGATGATGTTGACAAATTAGAGTAGTTAAAGGCAGTTGCGAGGGGATATGAATTGGTTTGGCTCTGGAAGTATAATCATCATCACCACAAGAGACAAGCACTTGTTAGATGCTCATGGGGTAGTTAACTTATATGAGGTTAAAccattaaatgtttaaaaagcTTTCGAATTGTTTAACTAGCATGCCTTCAAAAATGGTAAAGTTGATCCATCTTATATGAACATTTCCAAGCGTGTAATTTTTTATGCGTGTGGCCTTCCGTTGGCTTTAGAAGTTATAGGATCCCACTTATTTGGAAAAAACATAGATGAGTGTAGTTATGCATTAAAAGGCATGTGTATCTGTCAAATTTTTTTGTCTAACCATGAGTTTCTacattaaaagataataacttGACCCATTCGGTTTTATGTTGCAGATGTTGGAATCATTATCTGTAGTAAGTCTTGAAGATTGCAAGTTCTTAACTGATCTACCGAGCCTACGAGACGCACCATTCTTAACAACTCTGCGTCTCGATAATTACTGTAATTTAGTTAACATTGATGAATCAATTGAGTTTCTTGATAAGCTTTGCTTCTTGAGTGCTAGATTCTGCGGTGGCCTGAGCGCAAATGCGATTTTCTCACATCCATTACTCTTCTACTTAAACTCTTCTATTCCCTCAAAcaatcatcattttttttcttctacccCTCTTTCACTTTTAGCCAAATCAATTATCCTTCTTAAATGAGTAACCCTAAAAATGGGGAATCAAACACCCAAATCCTTGAAGAcggaaattttttttaatctttttaggTATAATTCACTGATCATTCATGTTCAATGCCCTCCCTGGCACAGGTTGTGGTGGCCAAGTCAACTTCATCGCTTCCAATAACGCTATGAGAATGCCCTGTTCTTGCTCATATTTtagaaaatctatttttaaaatgtttattttatcaaattccACGAACAGAAGTATGAGAATGCCACATTTAAAAAATTGGCCACGTCAATGTTCTACCTCATAAAAAACTTAACCCTATTAAGCCAATTTAGCGACAGAGGCCAATTGACTCAAATTTGCATTTTTTAGAACTATATTGGGGAATCCAATAAAACGGGGATTGAACTGGAAAAACCCCACATAAATAGAGACAACTTAAAGGGtttaacctaaaataaattatcataaactaataaaagaaacatttttaaaaataaaaaaacaaataggaTTCAACCAACAAAagaattaagggttaaatatgtttttcgtcccttaaGTATCACACGATTTTGGGTGTCCATACTCGAAACTTTGATTGCTTTTAGTCCTCATAGTTTTGAAACTATTactattagtccttaaaattgaacggcgttaacttttgtTTGATGTGGCAAACGACGAGGCCACGTCTTATGTCATCTTCCTTCTTCACCAAATCCATTGATAAACAATTGAGCAGTGTAAGTTTTCTTCCACCTCTTCTTCTAGAGTCAAGCCTTGtgtttcttgtgtctttgggtgtTAGAAAGTTTCTTGTAATTCCACTTCATCCCAATTTATGTCTTAACATGTTTGATGATTTAATGTTGGCTTTAGATCATGAAGTTGATAGTTTTTTAGGTGTAGTTGGATTGACTAGGTGCCAAAAACCACAGAAAGGAGTTGAAAAACTTATTGTTTAATTTGATGTAACAGAAGTTATATTTACTTTTGAGTGTTTAAATTTCTTGTTACAGAGTgattaaatttctatatttagaattgtttcaatttgttattattataactgATAGATTCACGTGTAATATAGTTAGATATGACCCATATATgtgtacatttttttatagtaataaaaatgtgttatttgagttttaatgtttattttatctttttactggtattttttgtttaagttaattttaaatatttttaggtttatatatatatatatatatatatatttaaaaaatagtaaacaaataaagtaattattctctttttattaaatcTAATTTCAAATGTGGTTTATAGTTAAAATATTGATAAGGAAAAATgtgaaagataaaagataaaataaattaaaaagtgtttaaaaattagttatagAAATGATTTACTAATGTATATAATTGTCCTACTATTCCTTTgttggtaaaatatttttattcaataaattttaatacgaATTAGCagttgtataaaaattattatttcttgcatttttttatggaataaataaatttttaaattttggttaaacTTATTTGGAGGTCCCtattttggtgtttttgtcCCAATTTCGTCTCTGTCTCAAAATTTTTACCACTTAAGTTTCTAAGATTGAAAAATCGAAAGAAATTTAACCCTGccgttaaatcaagttaacgAGATTAATTTTCAACTTACCTATGAGGGTGATGTAGTTTTTATTTGTTACGTGACGTGGAAAGAAGTTTTGAGATGACTTTTATTATGCACGTGACTTTTATTAATGaagttaaacaaaattaaaaaattgaagtttttgtttcatattttaaaattagggttattttaaaatagaattggGATTAGAGATCCAACTTACATAATTCGAGCTATTCCAAGCAATGCTTCTGTTTCATACTGCACACTTTTTGCTCAAAGTGCTCTTCATGGAGCAATGGCAGGTTACACTGACTATACTAGTGGACTTGTCAATGGAAGACAAACTTATATACCCTTCTATGTAAGTTCATCAGCCATGATATTTGCTGTTTCCGAAgaataaataagatttatttattaacattcaACAAACCCCTTTGTGATAAAGTTTCATACTTTCTTGCTTTGTTATGCAGAGAATCACTAAGAGACAGAACCACGTAGTGATAACTGATAGAATGTGGGCTAGGCTTTTATCTTCAACAAATCAACCCAGTTTTTTGGATGTGAAGGGAGACCACgaagagaaggaggaagaagaaacattGCATCAGGTACCGAATGAACGAATTTCCAAAGTCACTTCGGATAACAACGAAATCAACCATATCTATACTACAACTTGCTACCTATTGTTGTGATTTGTGACCTCTGGAAATGAACTTTCATTGGTTTGAATTGAATATCCATAACTAGCTTTGCTCGCTGTAGGCACTAGGCAAATCAAACACACCAAGTTTGAATTGAATATCCCaattctattttataataaccctaattttaaaatctgaaacaaaaatcccaattttttaattttttgtttaacttCACTGATAAAAGTTATGTGCATAATAAAAATCACCTTAAAACTTCTTTGCACGCCACATAACAAATAAAAGCCACCTCACCTTCATAGGTAAGTTGGAAGTTAACTccgttaacttgatttaacgaCAAGGGTTAATTTCTTCCAATTTTTCAATCTTAGGGACataattggttaaaattttAAGACGGGACGAAATTGggacaaaaaacaaaaatagagacctCCGAATGAGTTTAACCttaaattttgcaaaaaaaaaaaaaaaaatctcaaacaatatgaaagttttattaataaataaaattgtaattttttttaagaactatAGTTAGTCTCTTTAAACCAAACACAAACATTGTTTTGACCTCTCCAAacaatttttctcaaaaaaaaaaaaaacattctaaTATTCTTTCTTTGAGAATTTTCCAAAATCTCATCCTCTTCTTTatcatagattttttttttcaatcaagaACTCTTCAAATTTAACCAATCAATTCTTTCATTAAGGAAGTTGAAATTTCAGTTTCTTTGACAATCTAATCAATTTTTGCTATGAATTTTATTGAGTTGAATGTGTTCCAAAATTATGTTCTTGCTAGGTTAAGATAGAATTTTCGTGAGTTcgaagaaaattttagaaacttATAGAGATTTTGGGCTATTCTTGAAAGTTGatgaaaactaatttttttacttttacattttgtttCAAAGATTGAATTTGAATATTGCAAAccttttttctattcttttaatGAGTNNNNNNNNNNNNNNNNNNNNNNNNNNNNNNNNNNNNNNNNNNNNNNNNNNNNNNNNNNNNNNNNNNNNNNNNNNNNNNNNNNNNNNNNNNNNNNNNNNNNNNNNNNNNNNNNNNNNNNNNNNNNNNNNNNNNNNNNNNNNNNNNNNNNNNNNNNNNNNNNNNNNNNNNNNNNNNNNNNNNNNNNNNNNNNNNNNNNNNNNNNNNNNNNNNNNNNNNNNNNNNNNNNNNNNNNNNNNNNNNNNNNNNNNNNNNNNNNNNNNNNNNNNNNNNNNNNNNNNNNNNNNNNNNNNNNNNNNNNNNNNNNNNNNNNNNNNNNNNNNNNNNNNNNNNNNNNNNNNNNNNNNNNNNNNNNNNNNNNNNNNNNNNNNNNNNNNNNNNNNNNNNNNNNNNNNNNNNNNNNNNNNNNNNNNNNNNNNNNNNNNNNNNNNNNNNNNNNNNNNNNNNNNNNNNNNNNNNNNNNNNNNNNNNNNNNNNNNNNNNNNNNNNatatatatatatatatatatatatatatgggtttgttaattTACGTAAGGGAGTTTTTccgttggtacattttaacaaagtgtaccaagttttaggttacaaaaatgtccctattaaaaaagaaaaccaactttaaattcaagggtattttaataattttaaattttaatttaaaataaaaaaaataaaaggtagttattaaaaattctgaTTGGTCCACATGTACAGGaaaagttattagcttttattatatattttgtaaaaggtaattgttttttaaaataaaaaataaaataaaaggtagttggttTTTTAACACATACGGGTTTTATAAACCCAGAcaggttctataaacccagacggattctataaacccagacgggttctactataaacccagacgggttctacTATAAACCCAGACGAGTTCTATAAATCCTAAAccatcatattttttaaaaggtagttgttttttaaaataaaaaataaaataaaagctaataacttctccCGTTGACCAATCAGAATTTTTAAtaacaacttttaatttttttattttaaaataaattttaaaattattaaaatacccttggatttaaagttggttttcctttttaatagggaaatttttgtaacctaaaatttgatatactttgctaaaatgtaccaactgaaaaatcaatttacggaaattagcaaacccatagacatatatatatatatatatatatatatatatatatatatatatatatatatatatattgttattatatagtTAGTATAGTAACATCgttattattgatataaaaattatattaaataactaaattaaaaagtttaaattattttagaagagcctaataataataatagagaaaaaaataattgaaaaacatttttaaaatctaaaattcaaaagaaggagaaatgataaatataaaataccgaagtagcaatttttttttggagaatTCATCATTGATTTTTGCATAATCATCAATATTgagtgaatttaatttttaaattaaattttatttcaataacaacatattttatttgagatttatatatggtaaaaaaaaattaacgatctaaactttaaattaaattcaaaaagaaaattatgatgttttttttatcaacagtGACTAtcatttaacataataaagagaaaaacatcAATAAATAACTAATAAGATTATATCTTGAAGATAAAACTTACTTAATGTAAATCTTTTACAACTTGTCATTGTTTTACAACTTGTCATTGTATCATgactttgaattttatgttaaattttttatataacaaatataacTAAAGTTTTATAAATCTAAAAAGAGTTTGTGTAATGGtcaaagtatataaaaatttgCAATACACAAGGGTTTTATTGTCAActgtaaaatgaaaagaaaacaagacactatatgaaattttttttataaaataacaatcaaatttagaggaaaaaataattattcattttatacactaaaaaatattaaaatttaaaataatttttattattaagaaaaactataattagtttttgaattagAGTTTAAATTTATCTCTttcaatattaacaaaataatattttgattataaattagATATTTAGAATCACATACATTATATAAGTACACGAAGGTACCCTATTTACGAGTATTGAAAATCACAGTTTGTAAAGATTTTTGGTAAGGAAACAATTACAAATTGTAGAAAACTTTCTATCAAagataaatgttaaaatattcaactttcTATAGTAAGTTGAACATATTTtgttctacttttcttttttcttttttggttccACTCTAAAAGTTGAGGAGGAACTCAAATGTAAGAAGGAGTTACAACGGTGGCAATGTCCTGCAAAGTGATGTCATGAATGCTCTTCCTTTTTCTGTTGTTCTCCGGGATGTTTTGACGAAGGAAGTATTTTTGAGCATGACTTGCAATTTGGGTTGGAGTTTTTGAGGGGACAAAATTTTTTGATACTTCTTTCCAATTGTCTTGATATTTGGCATGTCCGAGGACAAATAACCTNTTAGATAAGagtcaaaacaaacaacaaaacatcTTGTTAAGCATGATATCTAAAGATCAAAACatagaaaaaggaaatataaaatttaaaaagttcattGAAAAGTACTTGTGTTCATCTTCAGTCCAATGCTTCCATTTCTTANNAGGAACTGCGCCAATTGAATTATTGCAACTTTCCATGNGATTTGCACAGTTCAACACATCATCTTTGGATGATGTTTCATCCAACGACATGATATAAGTAGGAAGAGCATGTTTAGGTGGCTCAATAGAAACCTGATGAAAACaagaaatctaaaatttaaaaacatatacatcttaataaagatattttttcctAATATTTGTTTAGTTTAACTGGTTTTCCTATTATGAGCACATGAGtttattatttagataaaaactattgtttttaataataagtaTACTTAAATAGAAaacacatatttatttatatataaaatagttcaaaaaatagtaatttaacTTGTGCACNATAACATGCATTATTAAAAAGgttgttttattaattgataGTGTCTCTTAGATTACCTCATGAATACTTTTCCTCTTCTTATTTTTCGTTGAGGCATTTTGATGAATCTTGTATTTTTGAGCATGACTTGCTACTTGAGATGGAGACTTTGATACAACGTATAATTCTGAAATGCCTTTCCAATCTCCTTCGCCACAAGCTATAAGTCCAAGAAGAAATAGTCGTAgaagaaataaagttaattcaTAAAAAGATAGCTACTAAAGTTTTTTATCCACCTTTATATATGCACACAtgcatgtgtatatatatttaatttgNATGTAATGTAATCATGtacacaattcaaaatatttaggAAACATGAAATGCCAAATTTTCATTAAAGTGCACCTGTGTTCATCTTCTGTCCAACGCTCATATCGTTTGTGATGTGACTTCAATTTGTAAGAATATAAGTGATTTGAGTTGTTGGACATTTGAACCCAATCAAACCCAGCGTGATGGGATAAAGTAATGTTATGAGGGGAAGGAAGNTGAGTGATATTAGTGGTAGGAACAACAGTGGAAGGAGTTGGAGCATGACTATAAGCAAAAGCAACACCTTGATCATGAACATCAACAAAAAGGTCTTCACCAgaactttgaatattatttgtaaCTAATGCCACTAGATCTGGTGAAAGATCTAATGAAGGATTCATACTCGCAGAAGCCNNNNNNNNNNNNNNNNNNNNNNNNNNNNNNNNNNNNNNNNNNNNNNNNNNNNNNNNNNNNNNNNNNNNNNNNNNNNNNNNNNNNNNNNNNNNNNNNNNNNNNNNNNNNNNNNNNNNNNNNNNNNNNNNNNNNNNNNNNNNNNNNNNNNNNNNNNNNNNNNNNNNNNNNNNNNNNNNNNNNNNNNNNNNNNNNNNNNNNNNNNNNNNNNNNNNNNNNNNNNNNNNNNNNNNNNNNNNNNNNNNNNNNNNNNNNNNNNNNNNNNNNNNNNNNNNNNNNNNNNNNNNNNNNNNNNNNNNNNNNNNNNNNNNNNNNNNNNNNNNNNNNNNNNNNNNNNNNNNNNNNNNNNNNNNNNNNNNNNNNNNNNNNNNNNNNNNNNNNNNNNNNNNNNNNNNNNNNNNNNNNNNNNNNNNNNNNNNNNNNNNNNNNNNNNNNNNNNNNNNNNNNNNNNNNNNNNNNNNNNNNNNNNNNNNNNNNNNNNNNNNNNNNNNNNNNNNNNNNNNNNNNNNNNNNNNNNNNNNNNNNNNNNNNNNNNNNNNNNNNNNNNNNNNNNNNNNNNNNNNNNNNNNNNNNNNNNNNNNNNNNNNNNNNNNNNNNNNNNNNNNNNNNNNNNNNNNNNNNNNNNNNNNNNNNNNNNNNNNNNNNNNNNNNNNNNNNNNNNNNNNNNNNNNNNNNNNNNNNNNNNNNNNNNNNNNNNNNNNNNNNNNNNNNNNNNNNNNNNNNNNNNNNNNNNNNNNNNNNNNNNNNNNNNNNNNNNNNNNNNNNNNNNNNNNNNNNNNNNNNNNNNNNNNNNNNNNNNNNNNNNNNNNNNNNNNNNNNNNNNNNNNNNNNNNNNNNNNNNNNNNNNNNNNNNNNNNNNNNNNNNNNNNNNNNNNNNNNNNNNNNNNNNNNNNNNNNNNNNNNNNNNNNNNNNNNNNNNNNNNNNNNNNNNNNNNNNNNNNNNNNNNNNNNNNNNNNNNNNNNNNNNNNNNNNNNNNNNNNNNNNNNNNNNNNNNNNNNNNNNNNNNNNNNNNNNNNNNNNNNNNNNNNNNNNNNNNNNNNNNNNNNNNNNNNNNNNNNNNNNNNNNNNNNNNNNNNNNNNNNNNNNNNNNNNNNNNNNNNNNNNNNNNNNNNNNNNNNNNNNNNNNNNNNNNNNNNNNNNNNNNNNNNNNNNNNNNNNNNNNNNNNNNNNNNNNNNNNNNNNNNNNNNNNNNNNNNNNNNNNNNNNNNNNNNNNNNNNNNNNNNNNNNNNNNNNNNNNNNNNNNNNNNNNNNNNNNNNNNNNNNNNNNNNNNNNNNNNNNNNNNNNNNNNNNNNNNNNNNNNNNNNNNNNNNNNNNNNNNNNNNNNNNNNNNNNNNNNNNNNNNNNNNNNNNNNNNNNNNNNNNNNNNNNNNNNNNNNNNNNNNNNNNNNNNNNNNNNNNNNNNNNNNNNNNNNNNNNNNNNNNNNNNNNNNNNNNNNNNNNNNNNNNNNNNNNNNNNNNNNNNNNNNNNNNNNNNNNNNNNNNNNNNNNNNNNNNNNNNNNNNNNNNNNNNNNNNNNNNNNNNNNNNNNNNNNNNNNNNNNNNNNNNNNNNNNNNNNNNNNNNNNNNNNNNNNNNNNNNNNNNNNNNNNNNNNNNNNNNNNNNNNNNNNNNNNNNNNNNNNNNNttaaatattaatacaatagAAATTTGAAAGACTTGtaccaaatataaattttaaaaaattaatcctNttaaaaaataattaaattttataggcctaaataaaaaataaaaatacatgaagttaagttttaaacaatttttcaataattaatatttctttcactACTAATTTTATACTGAGCACTTGATTTtacaaaaactattaaaataaaagttattgataattattattCAGGAAATGAGTAATTGAACTCTACCGTGGATATATCTATTTAGATTTTATCTGAAGATATGTGAGGGAAAGAATTATTTTTGTCATCTCTAATtataaaacatcaaattttatctatatattcatgcatatgaaaaaaaaaaatctttataaaataaaataacacaagttaaataaaaactaacaatttttaaaaNTATAAAATTGTTAAGACTCGAACtgtattctaaaatataattttagaggAATAATATAATGAATCTAATTGACAATAATACATTAACGCTAGTTTAATCATTACAGTAACAAATTGTAGTCATCAAACAtacaaagtataaaaatatatagtttatttaatatatatatatatatatattaaaaattattttgtccAATGAAGAATACTTTGTTAAAAGATTTTCTAATTTcgttttcaaattattataaaatgatataaaaatatagtattaattTTGTGAAGAgcttaaaatgttaaaaaaaaagagacacgAAAACACACactaaaatttgtatgtaatttacatataaaaaaattcgtatgtaatttatatatggaaaaatccgtatataattagtTAGACaaattacatacagatttaTCCGTATGGAATTAGATAGGCAGATTGCAATTTCAAACCTAATACAAAGAACTTTACGAACATGTAAATccattaatcaaagtaaatattGTGCAAAAAANaatttatatataatacttgAGAAATAGTCATTAACCAAATAATATCAACATACAACAATATCCATACATAAAGGATTTAGTATCTTATAAAGTACAAATCTCTAGTTATATATAAGTCCAAGatttcaaaagataaatatagAGTTCTCTAATACTANNNNNNNNNNNNNNNNNNNNNNNNNNNNNNNNNNNNNNNNNNNNNNNNNNNNNNNNNNNNNNNNNNNNNNNNNNNNNNNNNNNNNNNNNNNNNNNNNNNNNNNNNNNNNNNNNNNNNNNNNNNNNNNNNNNNNNNNNNNNNNNNNNNNNNNNNNNNNNNNNNNNNNNNNNNNNNNNNNNNNNNNNNNCATACATAAAGGATTTAGTATCTTATAAAGTACAAATCTCTAGTTATATATAAGTCCAAGatttcaaaagataaatatagAGTTCTCTAATACTAATAGTGCTTCAGTGTGTCAGCTCCTTTTAACAAAGTTAGTATATGTTGCTTTGGTTTAGTTTAAGCTGATTTCTCATTTCCAGCATAGGCATCAACATATCACAAGACTGGTTCTACAAGCTTCCAAATGTATTTTCCAATCATTAGTTAAACTGCATTGTTTCAACTCTATCTATCCTTGAGTTCAGCAATATCTAAAAGCTTGTATCTATCCAAAGATTCCATAAAANCATGTTAGAAAATACTGACTTTTGTNAAAAAACATGTCAAAGCTTTATTAGCTTAAAGTTTGTAAACTAATGCATTCTATTGTAGCATTGGAATCAATTATTTCCtttacaatttttgtttataaaaacatGACAATGACGTCCATAATGTAGACTTTAGTAAANATTGAGCTTGAATGGATATATAGGCCNGGATCATGAATGTACTTNCTAAGAAAAAGgtatttatgaatatattatCCATCATGcatattcaatgaaaatattttatgttgtttggTGTTATGATTAGCAATAAATGAACTGAAATATTAATAGCAATCATGGACTCACATAACAATC of the Vigna radiata var. radiata cultivar VC1973A unplaced genomic scaffold, Vradiata_ver6 scaffold_294, whole genome shotgun sequence genome contains:
- the LOC106754349 gene encoding uncharacterized protein LOC106754349, translating into MNPSLDLSPDLVALVTNNIQSSGEDLFVDVHDQGVAFAYSHAPTPSTVVPTTNITXLPSPHNITLSHHAGFDWVSIEPPKHALPTYIMSLDETSSKDDVLNCANXMESCNNSIGAVPXKKWKHWTEDEHKLFVLGHAKYQDNWKEVSKNFVPSKTPTQIASHAQKYFLRQNIPENNRKRKSIHDITLQDIATVVTPSYI